The stretch of DNA TACGGGAGACTTATTATGCAAAACTTCCATAAGCACTTCTAAAGTACTATCAAAAGAGCGAATACGCACTCCTGGAAGAGACTGCAAATATGTCTCTTGATAGGTTCCTGTTTGAACAGCTACAGAACTGTACTGAGCTAGTGGTAAAGGCTCCGCATTTTCTCCCTTAAAAACTAAAACCAAGTTCTTAATTTCTTCTCCGTAGTAAGGAATCATAAAAATTTCTTTCAATCGAGAAGGCGTAATGGACACTCCTGCCATAACTGCATCAATACGATGCTGTTTTAAATTAAGAATAAGCGCATCAAAAGCAAATTCGCGGACTTCTAATTTTTTTCCTAACTTTTTACTAATTTCCCTAGCTAAATCTATATCAAAGCCAACCGTTTCTCCTTTTTCATCAACAAACTCAAACGGAAGATACGTTGCGTTAGTCCCTACAATGAACTTTTCGCCAAGAGAATCCCCATCCTCCTTTAAACATCCCGTCAAACAGAAACTAGAAACAACAGCTAAGAATGCCATCCAAAAATTTTTTCTTCTCACGCCCATACTCACTCCGACTCAGAGGTCTAACGACAGGGACTATACCCAGCAAAAGAAATAAGAATCTATACAAAAGCTTTTTTCTTAGATATCAGGTCCTGTTCCTGTATCCACAAAGCTAATTCTGCAAGTTCAGGAGAAGAGATATGTTGAGCTCCATCACACAAAGCTAATTCTGGCTGCTCATGAACCTCCACCATCACGCCGTCAGCCCCAAGAGCGATAGCAGCACGAGCTAAAGGCACAACCAAGTCTCGAATTCCTGATGCATGAGAAGGATCCACAATAACAGGCAAGGCCGTCTCTTTCTTAACCCATGCAACAGAATTCAAATCGAGGGTATACCGAGTTGAGGTTTCAAAAGAGCGAATGCCTCTTTCACAAAGAATCACTCCAGGACAACTTGCATTACGCAGTAGATACTCCGCAGCTCCCAGCCA from Chlamydia suis encodes:
- a CDS encoding transporter substrate-binding domain-containing protein; translation: MGVRRKNFWMAFLAVVSSFCLTGCLKEDGDSLGEKFIVGTNATYLPFEFVDEKGETVGFDIDLAREISKKLGKKLEVREFAFDALILNLKQHRIDAVMAGVSITPSRLKEIFMIPYYGEEIKNLVLVFKGENAEPLPLAQYSSVAVQTGTYQETYLQSLPGVRIRSFDSTLEVLMEVLHNKSPVAVLEPSIAQVVLKDFPTLTTATIELPEDQWVLGYGIGVASDRPSLAFEIEAAVQEIKKEGVLAELEQKWGLNS